The proteins below are encoded in one region of Lactuca sativa cultivar Salinas chromosome 3, Lsat_Salinas_v11, whole genome shotgun sequence:
- the LOC111884629 gene encoding uncharacterized protein LOC111884629, giving the protein MKTKFFLCMRPPVIETEDGDYIKPPPTVGSSYSTVSSKTSGRRNRDLQQRKRVAAERYIHQLPVKSNSNPFSGDISEGKSESYVEIDPQKSQENTGPVSETNLSISFPAEKSASHKKLSINLNGKVNGGLQSNSGVYLMVSSLFFTMFLGKFLGILCTLILVCSVYPHRKDDRNNGQRSINMVANLPEKGSPEDDKKRVIMEGLLNRKSHNRESIKFFS; this is encoded by the coding sequence ATGAAAACCAAGTTCTTCCTCTGTATGCGCCCTCCGGTCATCGAAACAGAAGACGGAGACTACATAAAACCACCGCCAACAGTCGGGTCATCATATTCTACCGTCTCCAGTAAAACCTCCGGCCGCCGTAATCGAGATTTACAGCAGAGGAAAAGGGTTGCTGCTGAGAGATACATCCATCAACTTCCTGTGAAGTCAAATAGTAACCCTTTTTCCGGCGACATATCGGAAGGTAAGTCAGAAAGCTATGTTGAGATAGATCCTCAAAAGTCGCAGGAAAACACTGGTCCAGTTTCGGAAACTAATCTTTCGATATCTTTTCCCGCCGAAAAATCAGCTTCTCATAAAAAACTGAGTATAAACTTAAATGGTAAAGTCAACGGTGGTCTTCAATCGAATTCTGGGGTGTATTTAATGGTTAGTAGTCTATTTTTCACAATGTTTTTGGGAAAGTTTTTAGGGATTCTGTGTACTTTGATATTGGTTTGCTCTGTTTATCCTCACCGGAAAGATGATAGAAATAATGGTCAGAGATCGATAAACATGGTGGCAAACTTGCCGGAAAAAGGGTCGCCGGAGGATGACAAGAAGAGAGTCATAATGGAAGGACTGCTGAACAGGAAGAGCCATAATCGAGAAAGCATTAAATTTTTTAGTTGA